One Bacillus sp. 1780r2a1 DNA segment encodes these proteins:
- the ilvC gene encoding ketol-acid reductoisomerase, translating into MTKVYYNGDAKDQFLQGKTVAIVGYGSQGHAHAQNLRDSGVNVVVGLRKGKSWDQAEQDGFTVLSVKEAVQQSEVVMVLLPDEHQPKVYNEEILPGLKPGKSLVFAHGFNIHFNQIVAPEFVDVFLVAPKGPGHLVRRTYEEGAGVPALFAVFQDVTGEAKEIALAYAKAIGSARAGVLETTFKEETETDLFGEQAVLCGGLTSLVKAGFETLVEAGYQPEVAYFECLHELKLIVDLMYEGGLAGMRYSISDTAQWGDFVSGPRVVDERSKEQMKKVLEDIQTGKFAKGWILENQANRPEFTAINNNENEHLIEKVGAQLREMMPFVKKQKKEAVVASAKN; encoded by the coding sequence ATGACAAAAGTATATTATAACGGTGACGCAAAGGATCAATTTTTACAAGGTAAAACAGTAGCAATCGTAGGATATGGTTCACAAGGTCACGCTCATGCACAAAACTTACGCGATAGCGGAGTAAACGTAGTTGTTGGTTTAAGAAAAGGTAAATCATGGGATCAAGCTGAACAAGATGGATTCACAGTTCTTTCAGTAAAAGAAGCTGTACAACAATCTGAAGTTGTGATGGTCTTATTACCGGATGAGCATCAACCAAAAGTATATAATGAAGAAATTTTACCAGGATTAAAACCAGGAAAATCATTAGTATTTGCACATGGTTTTAACATCCACTTCAACCAAATCGTTGCTCCTGAATTTGTAGATGTATTCTTAGTAGCTCCTAAAGGCCCAGGACATCTTGTGAGAAGAACATACGAAGAAGGTGCCGGTGTACCAGCTCTATTTGCTGTATTCCAAGACGTAACTGGTGAGGCAAAAGAAATTGCGTTAGCATACGCAAAAGCAATCGGATCAGCTCGTGCAGGCGTATTAGAAACAACATTTAAAGAAGAAACAGAGACAGATTTATTCGGTGAACAAGCAGTTCTTTGCGGTGGCTTAACATCATTAGTAAAGGCAGGTTTTGAAACACTTGTAGAAGCAGGTTACCAGCCAGAAGTTGCATACTTCGAGTGTTTACATGAATTAAAATTAATCGTTGACCTTATGTATGAAGGTGGATTAGCAGGAATGAGATACTCAATTTCTGATACGGCTCAATGGGGTGACTTTGTATCAGGTCCACGCGTTGTAGATGAGCGTTCAAAAGAACAAATGAAAAAAGTGCTTGAAGACATTCAAACAGGTAAATTTGCTAAAGGATGGATCTTGGAAAACCAAGCAAATCGTCCAGAATTTACAGCAATCAATAACAATGAAAATGAGCATTTAATTGAAAAAGTTGGTGCACAGCTACGTGAAATGATGCCATTTGTAAAAAAACAAAAGAAAGAAGCGGTGGTCGCTAGTGCAAAAAATTAA
- the rph gene encoding ribonuclease PH: MRNDGRNQKEMRPVTIQTEYLKHPEGSVLISVGDTKVICTASIDDRVPPFMRGQGKGWITAEYSMLPRATQQRNIRESTKGKVTGRTMEIQRLIGRALRAVVDLDKVGEKTIWIDCDVIQADGGTRTASITGAFVAMTLAFEKLLKEEKIKEMPITDYLAATSVGIHDEHGAILDLNYEEDSTAAVDMNIIMTGQGKFVELQGTGEEATFSKQELDELISLGESGIKHLIEAQKQVLQSL, translated from the coding sequence ATGCGCAATGATGGTCGAAATCAAAAGGAAATGCGTCCGGTTACCATTCAAACGGAATACTTAAAGCACCCTGAAGGTTCTGTGTTAATATCTGTAGGAGATACGAAAGTAATTTGTACAGCAAGTATTGATGATCGAGTACCACCTTTTATGCGTGGTCAAGGAAAAGGTTGGATTACGGCTGAATATTCTATGCTTCCAAGAGCAACGCAGCAGCGAAATATTCGTGAATCTACTAAAGGAAAAGTGACGGGGCGTACAATGGAAATCCAGCGCTTAATTGGGCGTGCTCTCCGCGCAGTTGTAGATTTAGATAAAGTGGGCGAAAAAACAATCTGGATTGATTGTGATGTTATTCAAGCTGATGGAGGTACTCGTACAGCATCTATTACAGGAGCGTTTGTTGCAATGACCCTCGCTTTTGAAAAGCTTCTTAAAGAAGAAAAGATTAAGGAAATGCCAATTACAGATTATCTAGCTGCTACGTCTGTTGGAATACACGATGAACATGGTGCGATTCTAGACTTGAATTACGAAGAAGATTCAACTGCAGCAGTTGATATGAACATTATTATGACAGGGCAAGGTAAATTTGTTGAGCTTCAGGGAACAGGTGAAGAGGCAACGTTTTCTAAGCAAGAGCTTGATGAATTAATTTCTTTGGGAGAAAGCGGAATTAAGCACCTTATTGAAGCGCAAAAGCAAGTACTTCAATCGCTATAA
- the leuC gene encoding 3-isopropylmalate dehydratase large subunit: MKAKNIIEKLWEQHVVRQEEGKPDLLYIDLHLIHEVTSPQAFEGLRVAGRKVRQPNLTFATMDHNIPTVDRFNIKDPIAKKQVDTLSANCAEFGVRLLDLTNEEQGIVHIIGPELGLTQPGKTIVCGDSHTSTHGAFGALAFGIGTSEVEHVLATQTLWQAKPKTIQVKVNGQKKNGVFAKDIVLAIIQKFGVNFGTGSIIEFTGDCIKQLSMEERMTICNMSIEAGAKAGLISPDEVTFSYIKGREYAPKGEKFAEAVEKWKALASDEGAEYDQTLEIDANEIEPVVTWGTNPAMSSYISKTVPTFESCNTDSERKSLERALDYMGLTPGMAIEDIPIQHVFIGSCTNARLSDLRDAASFIKGKKVSPNVRAMVVPGSQKIKRIAEEEGIAKTFVEAGFEWRDSGCSMCLGMNSDLVPQGEHCASTSNRNFEGRQGKGARTHLVSPVMAAAAAVYGHFVDVRKLQEEAVR; the protein is encoded by the coding sequence ATGAAAGCAAAGAACATTATTGAGAAACTATGGGAACAGCATGTAGTACGCCAAGAAGAGGGGAAGCCGGATTTATTATACATTGACCTTCATCTTATTCACGAAGTAACGTCACCTCAAGCATTTGAAGGCTTACGTGTTGCTGGACGAAAAGTAAGGCAACCTAATTTGACGTTTGCAACGATGGATCACAATATTCCAACCGTTGACCGTTTCAACATCAAAGATCCAATTGCAAAAAAACAAGTTGATACATTATCTGCAAACTGTGCTGAGTTCGGCGTGAGGTTATTAGACTTAACGAATGAAGAACAAGGAATCGTTCATATTATTGGACCAGAATTAGGCTTAACGCAGCCTGGAAAGACAATAGTATGTGGGGATAGCCATACATCTACCCACGGAGCGTTTGGGGCATTAGCATTTGGTATCGGTACGAGTGAAGTTGAGCACGTGTTAGCTACTCAAACACTTTGGCAAGCAAAGCCGAAAACGATTCAAGTAAAAGTAAATGGCCAAAAGAAAAACGGTGTATTTGCAAAAGATATCGTGCTAGCAATTATTCAGAAATTTGGTGTGAACTTCGGAACAGGATCTATCATTGAATTCACGGGGGATTGTATTAAGCAGCTTTCGATGGAAGAGCGTATGACCATTTGTAACATGTCCATTGAAGCGGGAGCAAAAGCAGGCTTAATCAGCCCTGATGAAGTAACTTTTTCTTATATTAAAGGAAGAGAATATGCACCAAAAGGTGAAAAGTTCGCTGAAGCAGTTGAAAAGTGGAAAGCGTTAGCTTCTGATGAAGGAGCAGAATACGATCAAACGCTAGAAATTGATGCAAATGAAATCGAGCCTGTTGTGACATGGGGAACAAACCCTGCAATGAGTTCGTACATTAGTAAAACAGTTCCTACATTCGAATCGTGTAACACAGATTCAGAACGCAAATCATTGGAAAGAGCGCTAGACTACATGGGGTTAACTCCAGGTATGGCAATTGAAGATATTCCAATTCAACACGTGTTTATTGGTTCCTGTACGAACGCTCGCTTATCGGATCTGCGTGATGCAGCTTCTTTTATAAAAGGAAAGAAAGTATCACCGAATGTGCGAGCGATGGTTGTACCAGGTTCTCAGAAAATCAAGCGTATTGCTGAAGAGGAAGGCATTGCTAAAACGTTTGTTGAAGCCGGATTTGAATGGCGCGATTCAGGATGTAGCATGTGTTTAGGAATGAACTCAGATTTAGTTCCTCAAGGGGAACACTGTGCTTCCACGTCAAACCGTAACTTTGAAGGACGTCAAGGTAAAGGGGCACGAACACACCTTGTTAGTCCGGTAATGGCAGCGGCAGCAGCAGTATATGGTCACTTTGTAGACGTTCGTAAATTACAAGAAGAAGCTGTGAGATAA
- a CDS encoding 2-isopropylmalate synthase gives MQKINLFDTTLRDGEQSPGVNLNLQEKLEIAKQLERLGIDVIEAGFPASSKGDFQSVKEIASTVKHSSVTGLARSVTQDIDIAWEALKSSAEPRLHVFIATSPIHLEHKLKKTPEQVLETAVEMVKYAAKKFPIVQWSAEDACRSELPFLAQIVEAVIDAGAKVVNIPDTVGYTTPAHYGSVFQYLKENVSNIDKVSLSAHCHDDLGLAVANSLAAIEAGATQIEGTINGIGERAGNAALEEVALALNIRKDFYQAESGLVLPEIKRTSDLISKLTGMTIAPNKAIVGKNAFAHESGIHQDGVLKNPLTYEIISPELVGVKQNPIVLGKHSGRHAFRTRLVELGFVLEDEQANVLFEKFKDLADKKKDITDDDLFALVVHKQVNDDVEYKLDGLQVQYGINNIPTATITLQRKNGDVVQEAATGSGSVEAIYNTLARCLEQDVKLLDYRLQSINGGPDALAEVFVKVQSGGVEVSGRGVAFDVLESSAKAYINAINRLFAIKQHRIEQEV, from the coding sequence GTGCAAAAAATTAACCTATTTGACACGACGCTAAGAGACGGGGAACAATCACCAGGAGTTAACTTAAACCTACAAGAAAAGCTTGAGATTGCAAAACAATTAGAGCGCTTAGGTATTGATGTAATCGAAGCAGGTTTCCCAGCTTCTTCAAAAGGCGATTTTCAATCGGTGAAGGAAATTGCGTCGACTGTCAAACATTCTTCTGTAACAGGCCTTGCGAGGTCTGTTACACAGGATATTGACATCGCTTGGGAAGCCTTAAAAAGCAGTGCTGAACCAAGGCTGCACGTATTTATTGCTACTTCTCCAATTCACTTGGAACATAAGTTGAAAAAGACACCAGAGCAAGTGTTAGAAACAGCAGTTGAAATGGTGAAATACGCAGCGAAAAAATTTCCGATTGTTCAATGGTCTGCTGAAGATGCATGCCGAAGCGAATTACCGTTTCTAGCACAGATTGTAGAAGCTGTCATTGACGCAGGGGCTAAGGTTGTTAATATCCCGGATACGGTTGGTTATACAACGCCGGCTCACTATGGATCTGTCTTTCAATATTTAAAAGAAAATGTTTCAAACATTGATAAAGTATCATTGTCTGCTCACTGTCATGATGATTTAGGCTTAGCTGTAGCTAATTCACTTGCTGCAATTGAAGCAGGAGCAACACAAATTGAAGGTACAATCAATGGGATTGGTGAGCGTGCTGGAAATGCGGCTTTAGAAGAAGTTGCGCTTGCTTTAAACATTCGCAAAGATTTCTATCAAGCTGAGTCAGGCCTAGTTTTACCAGAAATTAAGCGAACAAGTGATTTAATTAGTAAGCTAACTGGCATGACGATTGCACCTAATAAAGCAATTGTAGGTAAAAATGCTTTTGCTCACGAATCTGGTATTCACCAAGATGGTGTCTTGAAAAATCCACTAACATACGAAATTATTTCGCCAGAGCTTGTTGGAGTGAAACAAAATCCAATTGTGCTTGGGAAGCATTCTGGAAGACATGCATTCCGTACACGTTTAGTAGAGTTAGGGTTTGTTCTAGAAGATGAGCAAGCAAACGTTCTATTTGAAAAGTTTAAGGACTTAGCAGATAAAAAGAAAGACATCACAGACGATGACTTGTTTGCATTAGTAGTGCACAAGCAAGTTAACGATGATGTTGAATATAAGCTAGACGGACTTCAAGTGCAGTATGGTATTAATAATATTCCAACGGCTACAATCACGCTTCAACGTAAGAATGGAGATGTTGTTCAAGAAGCAGCAACGGGATCAGGAAGCGTTGAGGCGATTTACAATACGCTGGCACGTTGTTTAGAACAAGATGTAAAGCTGTTAGATTATCGCTTACAGTCCATTAATGGTGGGCCGGATGCGCTGGCAGAAGTATTTGTTAAAGTACAAAGTGGCGGTGTTGAAGTAAGTGGAAGAGGTGTAGCGTTTGATGTACTAGAGTCATCGGCAAAAGCCTATATTAACGCAATTAATCGCCTATTTGCTATTAAGCAGCACCGTATTGAGCAAGAAGTGTAA
- the ilvB gene encoding acetolactate synthase large subunit has protein sequence MQTKEPANIGKQMNGSDMLIESLRRENVDVIFGYPGGAVLPIYDKLYGSGMFHVLARHEQGGIHAAEGYARISGKPGVVIATSGPGATNIVTGLADAMIDSLPLVVFTGQVASSVIGSDAFQEADVLGITMPITKHSYQVRKVSDLPRIIKEAFHIATTGRPGPVLIDIPKDMAQGDGEFSYEGEVNLPGYQPTYTPNQLQVKKLAEAVTVAKKPVILAGAGVLLSKGSEELKNYVEKQNIPVVNTLLGLGCFPADHPLHLGMAGMHGTYTANMAIYESDLLISIGARFDDRVTGNLKHFAPNAKIAHIDIDPAEIGKNVPTKIPIVGDAKEVLAQLLLQDGETGDYTKWHEKLAGWKQEYPLWYENSSEVLKPQKVIELLHQYTDGDAVVTTDVGQHQMWVAQYYTFNNPDRWVTSGGLGTMGFGLPSAIGAQLANKDKTVVAVVGDGGFQMTLQELGVIHELNLPVKVVILNNHSLGMVRQWQEIFYEERYSHSLIPNQPDLMKLAEAYGIKGLQAKTEEEAHAVLKEAMETDGPVLMNFFVAPKENVYPMVAPGKGLHEMVGVKP, from the coding sequence ATGCAAACAAAAGAGCCAGCAAACATTGGGAAACAAATGAATGGATCTGATATGTTGATTGAATCTCTAAGAAGAGAGAATGTTGACGTCATTTTCGGTTACCCAGGAGGAGCTGTCTTACCAATTTATGATAAGCTTTACGGCTCAGGAATGTTTCATGTACTTGCTCGTCATGAGCAAGGTGGGATTCACGCAGCTGAAGGGTATGCGAGAATTTCTGGTAAGCCTGGTGTTGTCATTGCTACGAGTGGACCTGGTGCTACAAACATTGTAACTGGTTTGGCGGACGCAATGATTGACTCACTTCCTTTAGTTGTATTTACGGGGCAAGTAGCGTCAAGTGTAATTGGTTCAGATGCGTTCCAAGAAGCCGACGTATTAGGAATTACAATGCCGATTACCAAGCACAGCTATCAAGTGCGTAAAGTCAGTGATTTGCCAAGAATTATTAAAGAAGCATTTCACATTGCAACAACGGGAAGGCCTGGTCCAGTCTTAATTGATATTCCAAAAGACATGGCACAAGGAGATGGTGAGTTTAGCTATGAAGGTGAGGTTAACTTACCAGGCTATCAGCCTACATACACGCCAAACCAGCTCCAGGTTAAGAAATTAGCCGAAGCGGTAACAGTTGCTAAAAAGCCAGTTATTTTAGCAGGTGCGGGTGTATTATTGAGTAAAGGTTCAGAAGAATTAAAAAATTATGTGGAAAAGCAAAACATTCCTGTTGTGAACACGTTGTTAGGGTTAGGCTGTTTTCCGGCGGATCATCCGCTTCATTTAGGAATGGCCGGTATGCACGGCACGTACACAGCAAACATGGCGATTTATGAGAGTGATCTACTCATCAGCATCGGAGCTCGGTTTGATGATCGTGTAACAGGCAATTTAAAGCACTTTGCACCAAATGCTAAAATTGCTCACATCGATATCGATCCAGCTGAAATTGGTAAAAATGTACCAACGAAAATCCCGATTGTGGGAGACGCAAAAGAAGTGCTTGCACAGCTTCTTTTACAAGATGGAGAAACAGGAGATTATACGAAATGGCATGAGAAGTTAGCGGGATGGAAACAAGAATATCCTTTATGGTATGAGAACTCTTCAGAAGTGTTAAAGCCTCAAAAAGTGATTGAGCTACTACATCAATACACGGATGGAGATGCCGTAGTGACAACAGACGTAGGCCAGCATCAAATGTGGGTTGCTCAATACTATACGTTCAACAATCCAGATCGATGGGTAACGTCAGGCGGCTTAGGGACAATGGGATTTGGTTTACCTTCTGCCATCGGTGCACAGCTGGCAAACAAAGATAAAACAGTTGTAGCAGTTGTTGGGGATGGCGGCTTCCAGATGACGCTTCAGGAATTAGGTGTGATTCATGAGCTTAATCTACCTGTGAAAGTGGTTATATTAAACAATCATTCTCTTGGAATGGTTCGACAGTGGCAAGAAATCTTCTATGAAGAGCGATATTCTCATTCACTGATTCCAAATCAGCCAGATCTTATGAAACTAGCGGAAGCTTATGGTATTAAAGGACTTCAAGCAAAGACTGAAGAAGAGGCACACGCTGTGTTAAAAGAAGCGATGGAGACGGATGGTCCAGTGTTAATGAATTTCTTCGTAGCACCAAAAGAAAATGTGTATCCGATGGTTGCTCCTGGAAAAGGACTTCATGAAATGGTGGGGGTGAAACCGTGA
- a CDS encoding metallophosphoesterase produces MKLLIVSDSHGLQDELIVIKERHADVDKMIHCGDSELLQNSKEMANFLSVRGNCDYDASYVNDRVEKVGEATCLVTHGHLYNVKMSMMNLHYKAREVGANVACFGHSHVAGAEVMDGVLFINPGSILLPRMRKERTYAILELEDNEATVQFYEISGERIPSMQLTCTLA; encoded by the coding sequence GTGAAACTATTGATTGTAAGCGATAGCCACGGATTACAAGATGAGTTAATCGTAATTAAGGAGAGACATGCAGATGTAGATAAAATGATACATTGTGGTGACTCAGAACTTTTGCAAAATAGTAAAGAAATGGCGAACTTTTTAAGTGTTCGTGGAAATTGTGATTACGATGCATCCTATGTCAACGATCGCGTTGAAAAAGTGGGAGAAGCTACATGTTTGGTAACACACGGTCATTTATATAACGTTAAAATGTCAATGATGAATCTTCACTACAAGGCAAGGGAAGTAGGAGCGAATGTCGCATGCTTCGGTCACTCTCACGTTGCAGGAGCAGAAGTAATGGATGGCGTATTATTTATTAATCCCGGAAGTATTTTACTGCCTCGTATGAGAAAAGAGCGCACGTATGCTATACTTGAGCTTGAAGACAATGAAGCAACTGTACAGTTTTATGAGATAAGCGGTGAGCGTATTCCTAGCATGCAGCTGACGTGCACGCTTGCTTAA
- the leuD gene encoding 3-isopropylmalate dehydratase small subunit has product MNAFTVETGKVAGMDRSNVDTDQIIPKQFLKRIERTGFGKYLFFDWRYNEDGVTPNPSFELNAPENEGATILVANENFGCGSSREHAPWALLDYGFRAIVAPSFADIFQQNCLKNGILPITLPVEDVEYLLKESKAADYNCTIDLHQQTISDKAGFKRTFDINSHWKYMLVNGFDEIGYTLSFDSDIDQYEHNTVRY; this is encoded by the coding sequence ATGAATGCATTTACAGTTGAAACAGGAAAAGTAGCCGGGATGGACCGCTCTAACGTCGATACAGATCAAATTATTCCAAAGCAGTTCTTAAAGCGCATTGAGCGTACTGGCTTTGGAAAATATTTATTTTTTGATTGGCGATATAATGAAGATGGAGTAACACCAAATCCTAGCTTTGAGCTAAATGCGCCTGAAAATGAAGGAGCAACAATCTTAGTTGCAAATGAAAACTTCGGGTGTGGTTCTTCACGTGAACATGCACCGTGGGCATTGTTAGATTACGGCTTTAGAGCTATTGTAGCGCCATCCTTTGCAGATATCTTTCAACAAAACTGTCTGAAAAATGGAATTCTACCAATTACATTACCGGTTGAAGATGTTGAGTATCTATTGAAGGAGTCCAAAGCAGCTGATTATAATTGCACAATTGATTTACATCAGCAAACAATTTCAGATAAAGCTGGATTCAAACGAACGTTTGACATTAATAGCCATTGGAAATATATGCTTGTAAATGGGTTTGATGAAATTGGTTATACATTATCGTTTGACTCTGACATTGATCAGTATGAACACAATACCGTTCGATATTGA
- a CDS encoding XTP/dITP diphosphatase gives MVREVIIATKNAGKVKDFQTLFSSKGIEVKSLLDFPEIADVEETGTTFAENAILKAEAISHTLHTAVIADDSGLSIDALGGEPGVYSARYAGEQKDDNANIEKVLEKLNGVPFAERTARFHCTLALSVPGKDTITVDGTCEGYILEEKRGENGFGYDPIFYIEQWKRAMAELKKEEKNKISHRANALKKLEPLIDAQF, from the coding sequence ATGGTTCGAGAAGTTATTATTGCAACAAAGAATGCAGGAAAAGTAAAAGATTTTCAAACACTTTTTTCTTCTAAAGGCATTGAAGTTAAGTCGTTGCTTGATTTTCCTGAGATTGCTGATGTTGAAGAAACGGGAACAACTTTTGCTGAAAATGCCATTTTAAAAGCTGAAGCAATTTCACATACATTACATACTGCCGTTATAGCGGATGATTCAGGGTTATCTATTGATGCGTTAGGCGGAGAACCGGGCGTGTATTCAGCGCGATATGCTGGCGAACAAAAGGATGATAATGCTAATATAGAGAAAGTACTAGAAAAGTTGAACGGTGTGCCGTTTGCTGAACGAACAGCAAGGTTTCATTGTACGCTGGCTCTTTCTGTACCAGGCAAAGATACAATTACAGTAGACGGAACGTGTGAAGGATATATCTTGGAAGAGAAAAGAGGAGAAAATGGCTTTGGCTATGATCCAATTTTCTATATTGAACAGTGGAAGCGTGCTATGGCGGAGTTGAAGAAAGAAGAAAAGAATAAAATTAGCCACCGAGCAAACGCACTGAAAAAACTTGAACCACTGATTGATGCCCAATTTTAA
- the ilvN gene encoding acetolactate synthase small subunit, with the protein MKRIITATVLNRAGVLNRVTGLFTKRNFNIESISVGHTESEGVSRMTFVVNVEDDGAAEQVIKQLNKQIDVLKVQDITEQAVVSRELALMKVASTPASRNELYAVIEPFRATILDVSRDSLIIQVTGESSKIEAMIDLLQPYGLKEVTRTGTVAVPRGTQKVAAKWSSII; encoded by the coding sequence GTGAAGCGGATTATAACAGCAACAGTGTTAAATAGAGCAGGTGTTTTAAACCGAGTAACAGGGTTATTTACTAAAAGAAATTTCAATATTGAAAGTATTTCAGTGGGGCATACCGAGTCAGAAGGCGTATCGCGTATGACGTTTGTAGTAAACGTGGAAGATGATGGGGCTGCTGAGCAGGTAATTAAGCAATTAAACAAACAAATTGACGTCTTGAAAGTTCAGGACATTACTGAACAGGCGGTTGTTTCACGTGAGCTTGCTTTAATGAAAGTAGCTTCAACACCAGCCAGCCGAAATGAGTTGTATGCAGTTATTGAACCTTTTCGAGCAACCATTCTTGATGTTAGTCGAGATAGCTTAATCATCCAAGTAACGGGTGAATCGAGTAAAATCGAAGCTATGATTGATTTACTTCAACCATATGGGCTGAAAGAAGTAACGCGAACGGGTACCGTAGCTGTGCCGCGTGGAACACAAAAAGTAGCTGCAAAATGGTCATCAATTATTTAA
- the leuB gene encoding 3-isopropylmalate dehydrogenase → MTKKVAVLPGDGVGKEVTKGAIDVLNAIGQRFNHQFEFSYGLIGGAAIDAEGVPLPASTVAVCKEADAVLLGAVGGPKWDAVPTHLRPERGLLAIRKELDLYANLRPVTYYDSLADSSPLKKEYIQDVDFIIVRELTGGLYFGKPSERRTNGNEEAVVDTLYYKREEIERIIRQAFETAKVRRQKVTSVDKANVLESSRLWREVAEEVSKDYPDIELEHMLVDSAAMQLIRNPKHFDVVVTENMFGDILSDEASMLAGSLGMLPSASLTLNGPSLYEPVHGSAPDIAGQNKANPIAAILSAAMMLRHSFGFEEEAKAVEQAVEHVLNAGHRTADLANGSHYLSTEKMVEAIVDTIADDSAIINIMTAYS, encoded by the coding sequence ATGACAAAAAAGGTAGCTGTGTTACCTGGAGACGGAGTTGGGAAAGAAGTTACAAAAGGTGCGATTGATGTCTTAAACGCCATCGGTCAACGCTTTAACCATCAGTTTGAATTTAGCTATGGGTTAATTGGAGGAGCTGCTATCGATGCAGAAGGAGTACCCCTTCCAGCAAGTACAGTAGCAGTTTGTAAAGAAGCGGATGCAGTATTGCTTGGTGCTGTAGGTGGCCCTAAGTGGGATGCTGTTCCTACACACCTCCGTCCAGAGCGAGGCTTATTAGCAATTCGTAAAGAACTGGACCTTTATGCTAACTTACGTCCAGTTACTTATTATGATAGTTTAGCAGATTCTTCTCCTTTGAAAAAAGAATATATTCAAGATGTTGATTTCATTATCGTACGTGAACTAACAGGCGGTTTATATTTTGGAAAACCAAGCGAACGCCGCACAAATGGGAACGAAGAAGCCGTTGTAGATACGCTATATTATAAGCGCGAAGAAATTGAGCGCATCATTCGTCAAGCATTTGAAACAGCAAAGGTTCGTCGTCAAAAAGTTACGTCTGTTGACAAAGCAAATGTATTGGAGTCAAGTCGTTTATGGCGTGAAGTCGCTGAAGAAGTATCAAAAGATTATCCGGATATTGAGCTTGAACATATGCTAGTAGATTCAGCAGCAATGCAGCTTATCCGCAACCCAAAACATTTTGACGTAGTAGTTACTGAAAACATGTTTGGAGATATTTTAAGTGATGAAGCGTCGATGCTAGCTGGATCTTTAGGGATGTTACCATCTGCTAGTTTGACATTAAACGGACCTTCTCTTTATGAACCTGTTCATGGCTCAGCACCAGATATTGCCGGGCAAAATAAAGCCAATCCAATCGCAGCTATTTTATCAGCAGCGATGATGCTAAGACATTCATTTGGCTTTGAAGAAGAAGCCAAGGCAGTGGAACAAGCGGTAGAACACGTATTAAACGCTGGTCATCGTACAGCAGATTTAGCGAACGGATCACATTATTTATCAACTGAAAAAATGGTCGAAGCAATTGTAGATACGATTGCTGATGACTCTGCAATTATTAACATTATGACGGCTTATAGTTAA